aggagagtgatgaatgctgcatcagatgacctggcctacacaatcacccgacctcaacccaattgagatggtttgggatgaaaagtagccaacaagtgctgagcatgtgggaactccttcaagcatttcaggtgaagatggttgagagaatgccaagattgtgcaaagctgtcaaaggcaaagagTGACTACtatgaagaatcttaaatatattttgatttgtttaacacttttttggttactacatgattgcatgtgtaatttcatagtttgaatgagtaagtgtccaaacttttgactggtactgtaaaaatAAAACTAGGTCTGGATTCAATACCAACCTGCAGCCAGCACCCCATGCCCTATTCGGCCAATGCTCATTGGTTCCAGCTCGATCCACAGCTGACGGTTTGGATCATAGAGTGGACACATGCAGCGTGCCATGGCTGACGGCTTCCTCGTTCTAAACAGGAACCAGAGAACAGGAAGTCAATGAGTTATATCCTGTTGGTTTTATCTGACACACTGGCTCCCGCTCTAAcatcatcctctctctgtgtcaccatAAAAATCTCCGTGTCACCTCAAATCTCTCAGTATATCAACCACACTATTCTTACGGCCCTTAAATTCTCATCTTGCTTGTCATAAATTTCAGGTCTCTGAATGTTTTGCAAGAACTTCCATTGCAAACTGTTTGTATAACAAGCATACGCACACaaaaccacagcattctgcaaaaTGAGAATTAATGCGTTATGGCCACAATGTATGATTCATATACACATTCAACAGAATGTAGACATCTTATGCCTGGACATCCTCCCAGAGTAAGAGTCAGCAAatactcaccctctctcctcccctcctacaGTGACGATGCACTCCGAGTAGCCACGAGGTTTGAAGGCGGCTAGAAGAGCCTCACCCTGCAGTGCAGCACCCCCCAGTGGAGCATTGCAGTACTCCCTGATCACCTCCCTCATCAAGGGCTCTCCCAATACCTGCTCCCTCAGGTAACCTTGGTCCAGGCCCTGGATCCACACTGATGACATCACCTCTTTCATGTGCACCTGGGAGAGGATCAGAAATAGGTTACTCGGGATGAGCTGAGGCCAATAGTAATGGATAGGCAAATAGTGTGCGAAAAACAGTCCTTCAAATGATGTAGTAGTCTCTGAACATAATTGTAGTTGTAATTCTACTTTTGTAGCCATGGAATACTACAGGTTGTTTTCCGACAGACAGAACCAAGGCCAGAACCCCCACACCCTTAGTAGTAAAACAAGGTCCTCACCCTCCGTTCCTCCAGGTCATGACCGAGCCAGCGCACCACAGCCTCCAGGACATGCTTCTCATTGCCCACGTTGAGCTTCTCCATGGACAGGATCTCACACAGCCGGTCTGGGGGTAACTCCCTGAACTCGTCCGTGGCAGCCACATCACGGAAATGTGTCTGGAGGAAGTCTGTGGCAACATGGTGAACATGGTGCAGACAGTAATGTAGAGAGAAGAGCCGGATCCCAATGCAGTTCTCTGCAGCAATGCAGCTCTCTAGGAACTGGCAGCACAGGGACTTCAAGTCTGTCAGAAGCAGAAGATCAGCAGCCTGGACCATGTCCTGAATGGTGTCCTCACTCAGACTGATCTACACACAGATAACAATGAGCAGGACGGAAGGAGGAGTGTAAGATCAGGGTTGTTCAAGTAGGGAACATAAGATTCAAAAACTGTAAGCTACAAATAGGAATATGGATTCCCTCAAAAGACTTAGGAAGTACAGGACAATATTGTTATAGGCAATTTAAAAGCCAGTAAAATAATCCCATTTATGTTCACATTATTCTAGTCCCATTTACACATTATTCTAGGCCCATTTACAGCATTGCACACTACTCACCTCCCCACTAAAGATGTAGTCCAGGATCTGCTTCATGATAGTGACAGAGATTCCCTGAAGCTCAATGGTGTACATGGATCCATCTTCCTTTGGAGGGTTGTAGTTCAGTTTTGTTCTATGGAATATGTCAGAATACGGTATGTGTCGCATTCTAGTATTTCTTCATCCCTTTTTGTTTGGTTTTGAGTGCATTGTTAGGTATtacttcactgttggagctaggaacataagcatttctctacaaccGCGGTAAtgtctgcaaaatatgtgtactaaacaaatacaaatgtgaTCAGCATGACAGGTAAAACAATTGACAGTCTACCAGCATCGAGTGGGACACTGCGGGAGACGCCCTGTTGACAGCTGGAAACAATGTCACATCCCCAGCCGTATCAAAGTTATAATAATAACCATGGAATGGATTTCATCCATTGCAACAGTTCTGCTTTCGACAAAAGATAAAGCAAGACATAACTAACGGATTACCTGATGTATGGACTAGCCGCAGCCAAAATGTTTTTCTGGACTGGAATCTTTTCCCCGTCCAGTACTAACACTGCGTCTTGGAAGCATTGTTCTTGCCAAAAGGAGCGAAGGGCCTTGAGAAGTTTCTGAGAGTGTTGAGGGTCTGACACCACCGAACCTGCAACGCTAACCTCGGACTCAGTGCTGGACATTGTGTTCCTACAGAGAAAAAACATGTCATTAGCACACCAGCCCGGATTGCGAACTAGGAATAAAGCAATTTACCATGCCAGAGTTACCTTCAGGCAGAATTAGCCGACCGTAGGCTAGGCTAACGTCAGCATGCAAAATTAGCCAGCTGCCTATAAGAAATTATTGGACTGGATTTTGGGCTGAATATTAAGTGACATAGATAGTTAATCATCTAACGTTATACTTGGCAGGGTCAAACATTTAAATACAACCACACAGGCTCATGTGACATTCATAACAATAATAGTACGCTACTTTACCTAGCTCGCTATCTAACTAGATATAAACAAATAACAGGGAGCGTCCCAAATGGAATGACATAGTCATTGGCTTCGTCCCACTTCACTGTAGCCTACCTTGCATGGGCCACACTACACACAAGTCAGAAGCAGAACGCGaggtaaaaaatttttttttaaagaagcgtTTAGCACACTTTTTCTATTTTACAAGCCAGGCTCCGTTAAAATACTTTTACATTCCTTCCCCTGGAACAATCACATATCTGAGATAAATATGGATACGTGGCAACATTGTTTTCCGCTTTCATACAGTTTAATGTATGCACGAGGAAGAAAGGGTGGATACATCTTCAAAGTAATCGAACACAGCCCCCATTGTGCTGTATTTTGGACGCAACCATGTTACGCCCACAAACTCTACGGGGATACGTCATTCTCCCGCGACTAAAGTTTTTTGTTTTCTCTTTACTAGTTTACTATGTAGGACCAAACctgtcataattacataaatcAATAAAATCGACAAATGAATGAGCAAggaaatacaaaaaatacaaaaatacatatctgtatgtattttattatttatcTAATTCAAACTTGAATTCATTTTTAGTCATTTCTGTATTTCTTACTCCAATATGATAATGAGGGGGTGTTAATAAAACACCTGTGTCAATCAAACATCTGTCGGTGGTATCTAACACTTGAAAAActaaaaggagagccgcacactctaggagctcagatgcaataatttaataacctaATATCCAACGTTGACAGACAAGCGGTTTTCATCAGGGTATAAAAAAGCAGTGGTTGATCAATGTCACAGTGCCTAACACAATTGCTTTTGCACCCccctatgtgaagctagccacaaaaaggattagccacaatagtacAATTTGCGGTTcacggccatcctacaatctaagcttgataccctcattctcacacaaattatcaatgaacctaccaggtacaacatccaatccgtaaacacgggtatcctcatagatatcatcctaaccaacttgctccccaaatacacctctgctgttttcaaccaagatctcagcgatcactgcctcattgcctgcatccgtaatgggtctgcggtcaaacgaccaaccctcgtcactgtcaaatgctccctaaaacacttcagtgagcaggcctttctaatcgacctggcccgggtatcctggaaaggtattgacctcatcccgtcagtagaggatgcctggttattctttaaaagtgccttcatcaccatcttaaataagcatgccccattcaaaaaagtttataaccaggaacagatatagcccttggttcacttcagacctgactgcccttgaccagaacaaaaacatcctgtggcgtactgcattagcatcgaacagcccccgtgatatgcaacttttcagggaaggtAGAAACCAATGATTTCTCTGATTCTCTGATACACAGgcagtttgaaaaagctagccttagctttcctgacagaaatttgcatcctgtagcacaaactcaaaaaagttatgggacactgtaaagtccatgaggaataagagcacctcctcccagcttcccactgcactgaggctaggaaacactcaaccgataaatccactataattgagaatttcaataagcatttttctacagctggccatactttccacctggctacccctaccccggtcaacctccctgcaccccccacagcaactcacccaagcctcccccatttctccttcaccaaaatccagatagctgggcctcctgggtggcgcagtggtctagggcactgcatcgcagtgttagctgtgtcaccagagactctgggtttgagcccaggctctgtcgcagccggccgcgaccgggaggtccatggagcgatgcacaattggcctagcgtcgtccgggttagggagggtttggccggtagggatatccttgcctcatcgcgcactagtgactcctgtgtcgggccgggcgcagtatacgctaaccaggtcgccaggtgcacggtgtttcctctgacacattggtgcggctggcttccaggttggatgcgctctgtgttaagaagcagtgcggcttggttgggttgtgtttccagaggctttcgaccttcgtctctcccaagcccgtacgggagttgtagcgatgagacaagatagtaactattggatatcacgaaattgggcaGAAAAGGgggtgaaattaaataaataaatacaaatccagatagctgatgatctagaagagctgcaaaatctggacccctacaaataagCCGGGCTAgagaatctggaccctctctttctaaaatgatctgccgaaattgttgcaacccctattactagcctgttcaacttctctttcgtatcgtctgagattcccaaagattggaaagctgccgcgatcatcctcctcttcaaagggggagccactctagacccaaactgctacagacctatatcgatcctaccctgcctttctaaggtcttcgaatgccaagttaacaaacagattactgaccattttgattcccaccataccttctccgctatgcaatctggtttcagagctggtcatgggtgcacctcagccacgctcaaggtcctaaacgacatcataaccgccatcgataagagacattactgtgcagccgtcttcatcgacctggccaaggctttcgactctgtcaatcaccacattcttatcggcagactcaacagccttggtttctcaaatgactgcctcgcttggttcaccaactacttatctgatagagttcagtttgtcaaatcggagggcctgttgtccggacctctggcagtctctatgggggtaccacagggttcaattctcgggccgactctcttctctgtatacatcaatgatgtcgctcttgctgctggtgattctctgatccacctctacgcagacgacaccattctgtatacttctggcccttctttggacactgtgttaactaacctccagacaagcttcaatgccatacaactctccttccgtggcctccaactgcaagtAAAAATAAattcatgctcttcaaccgatcgctgttcgcacctgcccgcccgtccagcatcaccactctggaaggttctgaattagaatatgtggacaacttcaAATACCTAACTGTCTGGCTAGACTCtatactctccttccagactcacattaagcatctccaatctaaaattaaaTAAAGAATCGGCTTCATATTTCGCAAAACaaatcatccttcactcatgctgccaaacataccctcgtaaaactgaccatcctaccgatcctcgacttcggcgatgtcatttacaaaacagcctccaatactctactcaacaaattggatgcagtctatcacagtgccatccgttttgtcaccaaagccccatatactacccaccactgcgacctgtacgctctcgttggctggccctcgcaacatattcgtcgccaaacccactggctccaggtcatctacatgtctt
This DNA window, taken from Oncorhynchus kisutch isolate 150728-3 linkage group LG22, Okis_V2, whole genome shotgun sequence, encodes the following:
- the gan gene encoding gigaxonin isoform X2; this encodes MSSTESEVSVAGSVVSDPQHSQKLLKALRSFWQEQCFQDAVLVLDGEKIPVQKNILAAASPYIRTKLNYNPPKEDGSMYTIELQGISVTIMKQILDYIFSGEISLSEDTIQDMVQAADLLLLTDLKSLCCQFLESCIAAENCIGIRLFSLHYCLHHVHHVATDFLQTHFRDVAATDEFRELPPDRLCEILSMEKLNVGNEKHVLEAVVRWLGHDLEERRVHMKEVMSSVWIQGLDQGYLREQVLGEPLMREVIREYCNAPLGGAALQGEALLAAFKPRGYSECIVTVGGEERGTRKPSAMARCMCPLYDPNRQLWIELEPMSIGRIGHGVLAAEGYLFVMGGMDETKMVLSSGEKYDPDTNTWTPIPSMKQARQNFGVAELDGMIYVLGGEDEDIELLTVEVFDPHFNTWTTQTSMTMVRKIGCYATMKKKIYAMGGGSYGKLYDSVECYDPKTKQWTAICPLKERRFGSVACGVGQELYVFGGVRSRDSDNPESSTMTTCKSEFFHDEMKRWMYLDDQTLCVQTSSSFVYGAVPIGASIYVVGDLDTGTTYDYVREFRRSSGTWHRTKPMLTSDLCKTGCAALRIANCKLFRLQLKQGLFRLRVPSS
- the gan gene encoding gigaxonin isoform X1, producing the protein MSSTESEVSVAGSVVSDPQHSQKLLKALRSFWQEQCFQDAVLVLDGEKIPVQKNILAAASPYIRTKLNYNPPKEDGSMYTIELQGISVTIMKQILDYIFSGEISLSEDTIQDMVQAADLLLLTDLKSLCCQFLESCIAAENCIGIRLFSLHYCLHHVHHVATDFLQTHFRDVAATDEFRELPPDRLCEILSMEKLNVGNEKHVLEAVVRWLGHDLEERRVHMKEVMSSVWIQGLDQGYLREQVLGEPLMREVIREYCNAPLGGAALQGEALLAAFKPRGYSECIVTVGGEERGTRKPSAMARCMCPLYDPNRQLWIELEPMSIGRIGHGVLAAEGYLFVMGGMDETKMVLSSGEKYDPDTNTWTPIPSMKQARQNFGVAELDGMIYVLGGEDEDIELLTVEVFDPHFNTWTTQTSMTMVRKVRHEHFQLAINTFTNCNLSKSLTTCPTISPQIGCYATMKKKIYAMGGGSYGKLYDSVECYDPKTKQWTAICPLKERRFGSVACGVGQELYVFGGVRSRDSDNPESSTMTTCKSEFFHDEMKRWMYLDDQTLCVQTSSSFVYGAVPIGASIYVVGDLDTGTTYDYVREFRRSSGTWHRTKPMLTSDLCKTGCAALRIANCKLFRLQLKQGLFRLRVPSS